In Zobellia roscoffensis, the following are encoded in one genomic region:
- a CDS encoding PQQ-like beta-propeller repeat protein: MKKRVIINYLLLPLLTIFMASCTKDNGVEIDDDGESDDSGEVIVTEQDNQIVSGNPALNSFIIASKEETMYTVDAQTGEETAIYTFPDLTDFELLAGYKDGTIYVTADDNSINAVSIGNKSLLWDQAMLEYRFSSNGVTRPTCTDGVCYASGGSGVVVAVDEISGNLKWYYSSDTDGELDNVLNDNSAPAIYEDKVYVFSDEGFISDLPSYMHILNKETGNLIQKVELPHEVTGTPVFEDGIMYLPAENLYAIDLETITTIWTLEAGRAGTPFISGDKLVVNALPPGQTIRSALYCLDLNTTNIIWQIDTGVDTLWNPLVVENVVYSNYDKGSSFPGATNAKPFALDLESGERLWYNEDVSVDYSPVFANGILFTYGHDLFRTDDTDNNVGLLTIDANTGETLWLNSLFRFGAGLIPLVVAENGVFGPSYYRGN, encoded by the coding sequence ATGAAAAAACGAGTCATAATTAATTACCTTCTGCTACCCCTATTGACCATTTTTATGGCCAGTTGCACAAAAGATAATGGTGTAGAAATAGATGATGATGGAGAATCAGATGATAGCGGGGAGGTTATTGTTACCGAACAGGACAATCAAATTGTATCAGGAAACCCAGCTTTAAATAGTTTTATAATAGCTTCAAAAGAAGAAACTATGTATACCGTAGATGCTCAAACAGGGGAAGAAACGGCAATTTATACTTTTCCTGATCTTACAGATTTTGAATTATTAGCAGGTTATAAAGACGGTACTATTTATGTTACAGCAGATGATAACTCTATAAACGCTGTTAGCATTGGTAATAAGAGTCTACTTTGGGATCAGGCAATGCTTGAGTACAGGTTCAGTAGTAATGGTGTAACACGGCCAACATGTACAGACGGGGTGTGTTATGCTTCTGGCGGTAGTGGCGTAGTAGTGGCTGTAGATGAAATATCAGGAAACCTAAAATGGTACTATTCTTCTGATACTGACGGGGAGTTGGATAATGTGTTGAATGACAATAGTGCGCCAGCAATTTATGAAGATAAAGTATATGTTTTTTCAGATGAAGGTTTTATCAGCGATTTACCTTCCTACATGCATATTCTGAATAAAGAAACTGGCAACCTCATACAAAAGGTGGAACTACCTCATGAAGTGACAGGTACTCCTGTATTTGAAGATGGAATAATGTATTTGCCAGCAGAAAACCTTTATGCAATAGACTTAGAGACCATTACTACTATTTGGACGCTAGAAGCTGGTAGAGCTGGAACCCCTTTTATTTCTGGGGACAAGTTAGTCGTAAATGCTTTGCCCCCAGGGCAAACTATTCGCTCAGCTTTGTATTGTTTAGATTTAAATACCACTAATATTATTTGGCAGATAGATACAGGAGTTGATACACTGTGGAATCCTTTAGTTGTAGAAAACGTAGTGTATAGTAACTATGATAAGGGTTCTAGTTTCCCGGGTGCTACTAATGCCAAACCTTTTGCCTTAGACTTAGAAAGCGGAGAGCGATTATGGTACAATGAAGATGTAAGTGTAGATTATAGTCCGGTTTTCGCAAATGGAATTCTATTCACTTATGGTCACGATTTGTTCCGTACGGATGATACAGATAATAATGTGGGTTTATTGACTATTGATGCTAATACCGGCGAGACCCTTTGGCTCAACTCCTTGTTTAGATTTGGTGCCGGTTTAATACCATTAGTCGTAGCAGAAAACGGAGTTTTTGGTCCCTCTTATTATCGTGGGAATTAA
- a CDS encoding porin family protein: protein MKKSVKVLMILLIGSLSFSANAQIFGVKAGLGLSNISSPDEVDNNTFGRALGVKIGGTIEFDITDDLYVGSGLGFAKKGASTVGDTFNTFYLEIPLSARYDIVELGGSGYLYALSGFNVGYMLAANRGGTKVNIGSDPVNDFFKPFDLGLNFGVGVIFNEQIEIGLVTEFGLVNIYANDLSTLRNSSLLVSFGYKFGM, encoded by the coding sequence ATGAAAAAGTCGGTAAAAGTACTTATGATTTTATTAATTGGTTCGCTAAGTTTTTCAGCTAATGCACAAATTTTTGGTGTAAAGGCAGGACTTGGATTATCAAATATAAGTTCACCAGATGAGGTTGACAATAATACTTTTGGAAGAGCCTTGGGAGTGAAAATAGGAGGTACTATAGAATTTGATATAACAGATGATCTATATGTGGGGTCTGGTCTAGGGTTTGCTAAGAAAGGGGCTTCTACGGTAGGAGACACATTTAATACTTTTTATTTAGAAATACCTTTAAGTGCACGCTATGATATAGTTGAGTTAGGTGGTTCGGGATATCTTTACGCACTATCCGGTTTTAATGTTGGTTATATGTTGGCAGCTAATAGAGGGGGTACTAAAGTAAACATAGGTTCAGACCCAGTCAATGATTTCTTCAAGCCGTTTGATTTGGGTTTGAACTTTGGAGTAGGTGTTATTTTTAACGAGCAAATTGAAATTGGACTGGTCACTGAATTTGGCCTTGTAAACATCTATGCTAACGATTTGTCTACCCTCAGAAATTCGTCTTTACTAGTCTCATTTGGCTATAAATTTGGGATGTAA
- a CDS encoding TerB family tellurite resistance protein: MQEETVAFTLAEKLAMVHVVNSVILADGQVHNGEINAVTQLMKQIDFDSNFIMQARNIESEQAIFILKQMSPKKKTNLEGILEMTAISDGFKHSTEKSLMTFIFESMNK; the protein is encoded by the coding sequence ATGCAGGAAGAAACAGTGGCTTTCACTTTGGCCGAGAAACTTGCTATGGTGCACGTTGTAAATTCAGTAATATTAGCAGACGGGCAGGTTCATAATGGGGAAATCAACGCAGTAACCCAACTGATGAAACAAATTGATTTTGATAGTAATTTTATTATGCAGGCAAGAAACATTGAGAGCGAGCAGGCTATTTTTATTTTGAAGCAAATGTCCCCAAAAAAGAAAACTAATTTAGAAGGTATCTTAGAGATGACTGCTATTTCCGATGGATTTAAACATTCCACCGAAAAGAGTCTCATGACCTTTATTTTTGAATCTATGAACAAGTAA
- a CDS encoding TerB family tellurite resistance protein has translation MKIKKLRKVQFEEIEKKAIFVMTHEVILADGTIHPSEVEAMKDLQEGIGMGPDLIAEAKQTSVDEALVSLHNMTYSKKKVLAQILEEMAISDNHLHEKEMQLIIQTFKNIGIGGETE, from the coding sequence ATGAAAATCAAAAAATTGAGAAAAGTACAGTTTGAAGAAATAGAAAAGAAGGCCATTTTTGTAATGACCCATGAGGTCATATTGGCAGATGGCACCATTCATCCTAGTGAAGTAGAGGCTATGAAAGACCTACAGGAAGGAATTGGCATGGGCCCCGATTTGATTGCTGAAGCAAAACAAACATCTGTTGATGAGGCTCTGGTGTCACTTCATAATATGACGTATTCTAAAAAGAAGGTTTTGGCTCAGATTCTTGAAGAAATGGCTATTTCAGATAACCATTTGCATGAGAAAGAAATGCAATTAATTATTCAGACCTTTAAGAATATTGGAATAGGAGGAGAGACCGAGTAG
- a CDS encoding HD domain-containing protein, producing MKKIIGKAKIYCIGLLSRSRCDSLPFHNMQHTMDVYENVLKIGMYENRDLEELQSVLLAALFHDTGMATVFADHESYSIIEASNFLLAQNCSKEIIGQVTGCIQATRMPQNPHGIYEEIMCDADLFYLGTDQYQSKTNLLRNELVKFSHTEFSDVDWRSMNIEFVENHQFFTKYGQEVLEPLKQKNLAQLKKNRKQL from the coding sequence ATGAAGAAAATTATTGGAAAAGCTAAAATTTACTGCATAGGGCTTCTCTCTAGAAGTCGTTGCGATTCTTTGCCTTTTCATAACATGCAACACACCATGGACGTTTATGAGAATGTCTTAAAAATTGGAATGTACGAGAATAGAGACTTGGAAGAATTACAGTCCGTTTTATTAGCGGCCCTTTTTCACGATACTGGTATGGCAACGGTTTTTGCCGACCATGAAAGTTACAGTATAATAGAGGCTAGTAATTTTTTGCTGGCTCAAAACTGTTCCAAAGAAATAATAGGACAAGTGACCGGTTGTATACAGGCCACACGAATGCCACAAAATCCACATGGTATTTATGAAGAGATAATGTGCGATGCCGATCTGTTTTACTTAGGTACGGACCAATATCAATCAAAAACCAACCTTTTAAGAAATGAATTGGTCAAATTTTCACATACCGAATTCTCGGATGTTGATTGGCGCTCCATGAATATTGAATTTGTCGAAAACCACCAATTTTTCACCAAATATGGGCAAGAAGTATTGGAACCGTTAAAACAAAAAAACTTAGCGCAATTAAAGAAAAATCGTAAACAACTATAA
- a CDS encoding sugar kinase — protein MGQIITFGEVLLRISPRGNKKFIQSNIVEFYFGGTELNVGISISNFGGNVKHISAVSDDFIGETAMAYIRKFGVDTSSITLSKRPLGVYFLEVGAVIRPSMISYNRSHSAFSEIEPTKVNWENALQNGEWVHWTGITPALSKGAYETLREGLKLARQKGLAVSADPTYRSGLWKYEQDPKEALSELLNYSTIFIGGVNEINEVLGTDFGYENDDFIEASKQLMLAFPTIEKVFDKIRTSLNSSWHKIRARMWNGTDFRETEDLDITHVVDRIGTGDAFAAGLIYGLQKYDDYKAMEFASAACALKHTYEGDVNLATVKEVTNILGGNITGRLVR, from the coding sequence ATGGGTCAGATTATAACATTTGGAGAAGTTTTACTGCGTATTTCGCCAAGAGGAAATAAGAAATTCATTCAATCTAACATTGTTGAGTTTTATTTTGGAGGAACAGAGCTGAATGTGGGTATTTCAATTTCCAATTTTGGCGGAAATGTAAAACATATAAGTGCTGTATCTGATGATTTTATTGGAGAAACGGCCATGGCATACATTCGTAAATTTGGTGTCGATACTTCTTCAATTACGCTATCAAAACGCCCTTTAGGCGTTTATTTCTTAGAGGTTGGAGCTGTTATAAGACCAAGTATGATTTCATACAATAGATCGCACTCCGCTTTTTCTGAAATAGAGCCTACCAAAGTGAATTGGGAAAATGCATTGCAGAACGGGGAGTGGGTACATTGGACCGGAATAACTCCTGCCTTATCAAAAGGAGCTTATGAGACCCTAAGGGAAGGACTTAAGTTAGCTAGGCAAAAAGGCTTAGCGGTTTCTGCTGACCCAACATACCGCAGTGGTTTATGGAAATATGAACAAGACCCAAAAGAAGCATTATCGGAACTTCTTAATTACTCTACTATTTTTATTGGCGGTGTAAATGAGATTAATGAAGTGCTAGGCACTGATTTTGGTTACGAAAACGATGATTTTATTGAAGCCAGCAAGCAATTAATGTTGGCCTTCCCAACCATTGAAAAGGTATTTGATAAAATAAGAACTTCATTAAACTCTTCGTGGCATAAAATCAGGGCCAGAATGTGGAACGGCACTGATTTTAGAGAAACCGAAGATCTTGATATTACCCACGTTGTAGATAGAATAGGAACCGGAGATGCTTTTGCGGCAGGCTTAATTTATGGTTTACAAAAATACGACGATTATAAAGCTATGGAATTTGCAAGTGCCGCCTGCGCATTAAAACACACCTATGAAGGCGATGTGAATTTGGCAACTGTAAAAGAAGTAACTAATATATTGGGAGGTAATATTACAGGGCGGTTGGTTAGATAA
- a CDS encoding GNAT family N-acetyltransferase, translating into MSIRLAKPEDAKPIAALMLLATKDFVFTFIGEKSISKATQFLERLISEPGNQYSYENCWILENEDGVIAVANVYDGADLHKLRAPVTALIKSWFKRDFTPEDETSSGEYYIDSLAVRPDQQGKGVGSKILRFLIHEYVTKQNGNLGLLVEKDNPYAKKLYLKTGFEIIGNKILTGKTLEHLQVRNTNYSIQNIG; encoded by the coding sequence ATGTCCATTAGACTAGCAAAACCTGAAGATGCAAAACCCATAGCCGCACTTATGTTGTTGGCGACTAAAGATTTTGTATTTACGTTTATTGGTGAAAAGTCCATCTCTAAAGCGACTCAGTTCTTAGAAAGACTAATTAGCGAACCTGGAAATCAGTACTCTTATGAGAACTGCTGGATACTTGAAAATGAAGATGGAGTAATAGCCGTGGCCAATGTCTATGACGGAGCGGACTTACATAAGTTGAGAGCTCCTGTAACGGCACTCATAAAATCGTGGTTCAAAAGAGACTTTACTCCTGAAGATGAGACCAGCAGCGGAGAATATTATATTGATAGTTTAGCCGTACGTCCGGACCAACAGGGTAAAGGTGTGGGTTCTAAAATATTGCGCTTTTTAATTCATGAGTATGTTACCAAACAAAACGGCAATCTTGGTTTATTGGTAGAAAAAGACAACCCCTATGCCAAGAAATTATACTTAAAAACAGGTTTTGAAATTATTGGAAACAAGATACTAACAGGAAAAACACTAGAACATCTTCAAGTTAGAAATACGAATTATAGCATTCAAAATATAGGTTAG
- a CDS encoding DEAD/DEAH box helicase codes for MNTFQDFKIKKQLQNAIVDLGFDNPTPIQEASYSTIMGGSDFVGIAQTGTGKTMAYLLPILQDLKYSDQMHPRVLILAPTRELVIQIVEQIEKLTPYLSVRALGVYGGSNNINRQKRAVAEGQDIIVGTPRRTYDLVLANVLRLKAIKKLVIDEVDVMLDFGYKTQLRHIFEYLPTKRQNILFSATMTSYVDQLMDDFLVNPVKKTISISGTPLDTIRQESYAVPNFYTKVNLLNHLLQDKEELNKVLIFVASKSIADRLSETLDFEDEISVIHSSKEQNHRTKSIDKFESGTSRILIATDVIARGIDIDKISTVISFETPFYPENYIHRIGRTGRAGEKGRSILFYGEKENDLKAAIESLMNYQIPQNEFPETVEISSELIPEEQDKPINLEEESVNTKTVERGPSFHEKSAKNSKQKNKVKSYEKTLKRKYKKPQKRGDKIQNKKSRKKKW; via the coding sequence ATGAATACTTTCCAAGATTTTAAAATCAAAAAGCAATTGCAAAATGCTATTGTTGATCTAGGGTTCGATAATCCTACTCCTATTCAAGAAGCATCTTACTCCACCATTATGGGCGGTTCTGATTTTGTTGGGATTGCACAGACGGGTACGGGAAAAACAATGGCATATCTCCTGCCTATTTTACAAGATTTAAAGTATTCTGACCAGATGCACCCTAGGGTATTGATTCTCGCGCCTACCAGGGAGCTTGTTATTCAAATAGTAGAACAGATTGAAAAACTAACTCCCTACCTTAGTGTGAGAGCACTGGGTGTTTACGGAGGTTCTAATAATATAAATCGTCAAAAGAGGGCGGTTGCAGAAGGCCAAGATATTATTGTAGGTACACCTAGAAGGACGTATGACCTTGTTTTGGCAAATGTCTTACGGTTAAAGGCCATTAAAAAGCTGGTGATCGATGAAGTAGATGTCATGCTAGATTTTGGATATAAAACGCAGCTAAGACATATCTTTGAATACTTGCCTACCAAACGCCAAAACATTCTATTTTCGGCAACTATGACGAGTTATGTTGACCAATTGATGGATGACTTTTTGGTTAACCCGGTCAAAAAAACAATTTCTATAAGTGGTACGCCTTTAGATACAATTCGTCAAGAATCCTATGCCGTCCCTAATTTTTATACTAAGGTCAACTTATTGAATCATCTTTTACAGGATAAAGAAGAGCTTAATAAAGTATTGATTTTTGTAGCCAGTAAATCTATTGCCGACAGATTATCCGAGACGCTGGATTTTGAAGATGAAATTTCCGTTATTCACTCCAGTAAAGAGCAAAACCACCGTACAAAATCTATTGATAAATTTGAAAGTGGTACAAGCCGGATTCTAATTGCAACCGATGTTATTGCACGTGGTATTGATATAGATAAAATTAGTACGGTTATTAGTTTTGAAACACCTTTCTACCCGGAAAACTATATCCACCGAATAGGAAGAACCGGTAGAGCCGGTGAAAAGGGAAGGTCTATTCTTTTTTATGGCGAAAAAGAAAACGATTTAAAAGCTGCAATTGAAAGCTTGATGAATTACCAGATACCACAAAATGAATTTCCTGAAACGGTAGAAATTAGTTCTGAGCTCATTCCTGAAGAACAAGACAAACCTATAAATCTAGAAGAAGAATCCGTCAATACAAAAACGGTTGAAAGAGGCCCTTCATTTCACGAAAAATCGGCAAAGAACAGTAAACAAAAAAATAAGGTAAAAAGCTACGAAAAGACCTTAAAACGGAAATACAAAAAACCGCAGAAACGGGGTGACAAAATTCAAAACAAAAAAAGTCGCAAGAAAAAATGGTGA
- a CDS encoding DUF2971 domain-containing protein has protein sequence MPKIYHYTKLTTAIEFILPSMTLRTNFLNKMNGPKENQEWAFGGVNIDYKGMYPDTYSSETHINNQKKLGEEIKSKIQALCFVHSDQYKGFENEMMWTQYSKNHKGICLEIDTDLFTVENKHLKFFKFENMI, from the coding sequence ATGCCAAAGATTTATCACTATACTAAATTGACTACTGCAATAGAGTTTATACTTCCTTCAATGACTTTAAGGACTAATTTTTTAAATAAAATGAACGGACCAAAAGAAAACCAAGAATGGGCTTTTGGTGGTGTTAATATAGACTATAAAGGAATGTACCCTGATACATATTCAAGTGAAACTCATATAAATAATCAGAAAAAATTAGGAGAGGAAATTAAGTCTAAAATACAAGCATTATGTTTCGTCCATTCTGATCAATATAAAGGATTTGAAAATGAAATGATGTGGACGCAATATTCGAAAAATCATAAAGGTATTTGCTTGGAGATAGACACAGACTTATTCACTGTTGAAAATAAACATTTAAAGTTTTTTAAGTTTGAGAATATGATTTAA
- a CDS encoding molybdopterin molybdotransferase MoeA produces MIDTATALELVTIHGSTSTIEQEMELENALDYVLAKDVTSEIDMPPFRQSAMDGYALHLNDGVTYSLVEEIKAGDDTNPTLQKGQAARIFTGAPVPNTANAVVMQEKVRVNGEEIILKEPVDQGANIRPQGEQIRAGAIAITKGTTLKGTHIGFLASLGVTKVSVCTKPSISIVVTGNELVDSGEKLAYGQIYQSNGYMLTAVLKELGYANTSVVTIKDNFQHTKTVLKSSLASHDIVLVTGGISVGDYDFVGKAFAEIGVKEIFYKVKQKPGKPLYYGKKGDTSIFGLPGNPAAALSCFYVYVYPLLKKWEGAEQVSLPRISLPLLADYTVKGTRAQFLKARIQGAGVTILGGQSSAMVKAFGDANALVYLPQNSAEIKKGQMVEAILLPFK; encoded by the coding sequence ATGATAGATACCGCTACGGCTTTGGAACTAGTTACGATACATGGTTCTACCAGTACAATAGAACAGGAAATGGAACTTGAAAATGCGCTGGACTATGTTTTGGCCAAAGATGTAACTTCTGAAATAGATATGCCTCCTTTTAGACAATCTGCTATGGACGGTTATGCATTGCATTTAAATGATGGTGTTACCTATTCTTTAGTGGAAGAGATAAAGGCCGGCGATGATACAAACCCAACATTGCAGAAAGGCCAGGCTGCACGTATTTTTACTGGAGCCCCTGTTCCTAATACGGCCAATGCAGTGGTAATGCAGGAGAAGGTACGAGTTAATGGTGAAGAAATTATATTAAAAGAACCTGTAGACCAAGGAGCTAATATCCGGCCTCAAGGGGAGCAAATTAGAGCAGGAGCCATAGCCATAACAAAAGGAACTACACTAAAGGGAACCCATATTGGGTTTTTGGCAAGTCTTGGGGTTACCAAGGTTTCGGTCTGTACAAAACCATCCATATCCATTGTGGTTACGGGTAATGAACTGGTGGATTCCGGTGAAAAGTTGGCTTACGGCCAAATATACCAATCCAATGGCTACATGTTAACGGCTGTACTGAAGGAATTGGGGTATGCAAATACATCGGTAGTTACTATTAAAGATAATTTTCAGCATACTAAAACGGTATTGAAATCTAGTTTAGCAAGTCATGATATAGTTCTCGTAACCGGAGGCATATCTGTTGGTGATTATGATTTTGTTGGAAAAGCATTTGCTGAAATTGGTGTAAAAGAGATTTTTTATAAGGTGAAGCAAAAGCCGGGAAAACCCTTGTATTATGGAAAAAAAGGTGATACGTCAATATTCGGGTTACCGGGAAACCCAGCTGCGGCACTTAGTTGTTTTTATGTATATGTATATCCTCTTTTGAAAAAATGGGAAGGAGCGGAGCAGGTGAGTCTTCCTCGTATCTCTTTACCCTTGTTAGCGGATTATACGGTAAAAGGCACACGGGCACAATTTTTAAAGGCAAGGATACAAGGCGCTGGTGTTACTATTTTAGGCGGACAAAGCTCAGCTATGGTAAAAGCTTTTGGAGATGCCAATGCATTAGTATATTTACCGCAAAATTCCGCTGAAATAAAAAAAGGACAAATGGTAGAAGCCATACTATTGCCCTTTAAATAA
- a CDS encoding winged helix-turn-helix domain-containing protein produces the protein MSDYKIKSRIWIEVGNNVLVGEGRVRLLKEIEAQGSLSKAAKNIGMSYKKAWTLVDAVNKSAKEAVVTTSVGGQKGGGTVITPYGKGLIEAFERINKKCWEFLDQEFETLNGI, from the coding sequence ATGAGCGATTATAAAATTAAAAGTAGGATTTGGATAGAAGTAGGGAATAACGTTTTAGTGGGAGAAGGAAGAGTACGGCTATTAAAAGAAATTGAAGCCCAGGGTTCCTTGTCCAAGGCTGCCAAGAATATAGGAATGTCCTATAAGAAAGCCTGGACACTGGTAGATGCCGTAAACAAATCTGCAAAAGAAGCAGTAGTAACTACATCTGTTGGTGGGCAAAAAGGAGGTGGAACGGTTATTACTCCCTATGGGAAGGGTTTAATAGAAGCCTTTGAACGAATCAATAAAAAGTGTTGGGAATTTTTAGATCAAGAATTTGAAACCCTAAACGGAATTTAA
- a CDS encoding molybdenum cofactor biosynthesis protein MoaE, with protein sequence MSTTYKNVFKQGAISSEFIGESIAKHQSKTTIGAHNIFLGQVRADVIEDKKVAAIEYTAYEDMANKKFHDIREATFDKFNLTCMHIYHSLGEVKSGEICLFVFVSSPRRKEVFKALEYVVEAIKADVPVFGKEIFEDQSTQWKVNS encoded by the coding sequence ATGAGCACTACTTATAAAAATGTATTTAAACAAGGAGCAATTTCTTCCGAATTTATAGGAGAGTCTATTGCCAAACACCAATCTAAAACTACAATTGGCGCTCATAATATTTTCTTAGGTCAAGTGCGGGCAGATGTTATAGAGGATAAAAAAGTGGCTGCCATTGAATACACCGCATATGAAGATATGGCAAATAAAAAATTCCATGATATTAGGGAGGCTACTTTTGATAAATTTAATCTTACCTGTATGCATATCTACCATAGTTTGGGAGAGGTAAAATCAGGTGAAATATGTCTTTTTGTTTTCGTGTCATCACCTAGGAGGAAAGAAGTATTTAAAGCATTGGAATATGTGGTGGAAGCCATTAAAGCAGACGTTCCTGTTTTTGGAAAGGAAATTTTTGAAGATCAATCAACACAATGGAAGGTAAATAGTTAG